The genomic window TCGGTGAAATATCAGGGTCGCCATTACTATCCAGCGTGGCAACTTTTTCGTGCTTCGGCCAGGGCAAGGGCATGTCCTCCGCGTCGACCTGGACCAAATCCCACAGTACACTCCGGAGCGTGGTACAAAGGACTTTGATAGACAGAACAATAGTCGGAATGGGCTTGACATGGCTCTGCGAGACGCGGTCAAAGTCCTCCGCCAGATCAACCACCGCGTCCAAAAACCTGGCGTGCTCGTAGATGAGGCGTTTCCTCGCCTCGCGGGAGACGGGCGGGTCATGtgttccttcttcccctagtgatgatggtggtggtggttgtttggtCGTGTCCCTTGGGGGTATGGCGTGCGAGGTGAGCCACTCGTTCAGCAAAGGTATCAACGGCCGGGCAGACACGCTTCTCGACACTTTGTACTCCCTGTAATCAATCGGCCGGCCCAGAAACTCGGCGATAGTGCCAAAGTACAGCCATGACTGCGCCAGCGACGCCAGCCTCGGGGCCGGGAGGCTGGCCCACTGGTCGCCGAAGCCGtggagcttggggaagtCCCAAAAGTCGGTGCCAAACACAAAGGGGGTGTCGGCGACAAAGGGGATGTCCAGCGGCTCGACCCCGGCGACAGGATGCGGAAGAAAGTCCATTTGGTTTTAGGAGCCGCCCGAGACGCTTGTGAATGCGGGGTGCAGACACAGCTCCATGGTTCGCGGGGACAAGAGTCGGCCGGCCGGGTTGCCGAGATCGCGGCGGTTACGGGGGACttgtgttgtcgtcgtcaagAACAAGCATTACTAGGTGTGACAATCAGGGGAGTCGTATATACCACAAAGTCCTCTCCGTATAGCCGCTTGTTGGTTTGGTATCCAAGATGTTTGAGCGGGGGTGTTGTGTTCCCCAAGTGTGAAAGTTGGGGGTCTTCAAATTTGATGTGCGTGAGGAATAAGTTGACTGAGAGCGGGGGGATGTCAGACAGAAAGGAAACACAAAAAGGAAAGAACAAAACGCCCGAATAGGCCGAACGACAAATCCAAGTAACCTATACAGGTCAAAATCAGGAATACCCACTTCCAGAGGGCAACTTCCGAAGGGCAACGTAGGTcttgggagagggaaagaaaagataGGCGGCGCAGTCGGGGGCACGAACGGAGACGAAGAGATCATCCAAGCAGGCACCACACTCCACGAGAGTCTGAGAAGCAGTTGGCGCTTACAAAGGTCTGGGCGGCGGGCGCGTGTTGAGATAATAGGATGCAATAGACGGGGCtgggggaaaagaagaagaggggtcTCCTAGAGGAATAAGTCCTGAttgactgactgactgaacCAAGACGACGTGCTTTTTGTCCGTAATCGTCAAAGTCCCAAGAGAGGATGACGGCCCCCATGTTCCTCGGCAGCGGAGGCATCGAGGGGCGGGTAAGAGGGGCCACGAACGACCTGTGCAAAATACGACTGACTGTGCCGCTGTCGTACAGATGGAGCATCCACCCAACTGCGGGAGGAGCGCGAAACGAAGGACCTGCAGGTCCAAGAACGAACTCCAAGGTGAGAGCCGCGGTGAGTCGAGGCTGCGCATAAAACGCTTTAGacgttggttgttggttggaggtTTTCTTACAAGTATGTTGGAGCATcaaacaacacctccaccatgaACCTGGGAAAATCCAGGACGGTTATCGAAATGAGCAGCGGCCGCATCGTTAACCGTCTCATCTTCCTGTCGCAAAGTCATCATCCAATGATGTGTCTAGCGCAACATGAGATGAAAGTCGGATTAGAAATCCACTCTTAGGGCTACATACAATTGCTCGGACGACATTGTAAAGCGAGCCCCTGGTTCCTGGCATATCCCCACTCTCCACTGCACCTCAGCCCTATCTCGAGCATACCACATTGAACCTCATGCGGTTTGCTTCATCCAAGTCTGACACCGGATCGGGAATCAAAATGCAAATGCCAAAACTCAACGGTTGTTGAAATGCTATGCTGTGCGGCGCTGTTGTTGAACTTGCTCGTTATTGGCTTTGATGACGACGCTGATGTGCAGTTCCGAGCCTCTGCGAGACTGAATTTCTGACATCAGATCGGGATCCAGTCCTCCTTCTAGAAACGCATTGTTCCTCTTCTGTgcctccaaaaaaaaaaaaaaaaaaaagacttCTGTTCTATCAACGTATTCGAgtattgctgctgccaatCGCTTACCCCGTCCCGTGTACATACAGTAACTATTCCCATAACCATGGCAGCACACCTCCCACCTTATTTCCTGCTACattcccaatcccaacaGATAATACACCCTATCTATAACCCCTAAACAAAACCCTCACTACGCAgttgtcgtcatcatcactctcctACCTGCCTCACCTCCCAGTAGGTGATCGCAACGTTCCCGACATATCCCTAGTCCAATCTCCATCATTGTCCTGCTGCCCATTACCATTCCCCTGCAACCCGCCACTACCAGGCCTCAAATTCCAATCATCCAACGactccctcccatcaacaccaggcAACCTCAGCTGTGGCGGCCCAGTCTGGGAAAGCATACTCACAGTTCCCTGATAGTGTTCGGATCCAGCAGGCGCCGGCGTCCGATCTCTCGAAGGCCCCTCAGACCCAAACTGATCAAAGTCAGGCAGCTCAAACCCGTGATCCTGAAACGGTGGTCTCGGCTGCCTGGTCTTTGTCGGCGTCTGATCACGGTCTCTGTCCATGATCTCAGGCACACTCTCATCCGCCGGCATCTCCACCGGGAACGGGTTCGACAACTGCACCTGTTGATACTGCTGCTGCAGTTCCAACTCACGCTGCTCCAGAATCTGCGGCGCCGGTTCCACGTTCCTCAACGAGCTGCTCCCCGGTTGGATCGCCCCGCTCGACGAGCGGAAACTTCCCACGCTCGCACGGTGAGCATCTATCGTTGGGGAGTCTGGGTGGTCGCTTGATGGTCCGAGTGACTCTCTGTCCATGTCCTTGATAGCGAACTGGGCCATGGTCCGCATCTTCCTGCTGACCCACCCAGCCAGGATCCTTCCACGCTGCTTCTCTCCCAAACGACTTCGGGGGAAATCTCCCTTGTTGACAAACGCAACGATATCAGTCACGATCTGATGTTCGTTGAGGACCGCATTCACAATGACAGGAACAATGGAAGCAAGGTATGCCTTGCGGGCCACCTcggcaacaaccacaacaagacCACCGGCTTGGAAAACAGTACTGGAAAAGGATGTGTCAGCAAAACATGGCCAAGGGTTAGAAAATGTGGACAGAGAACTTTACCATCCACCCGGTACAATGCTGTGATGGCATCGTTCAACCGAGAACTCAATGTCCATTGGGAAATGGCTCAACCCGTTGATCTCAATCGTCTCCCCAATGTTGCCGAGGACAAAGACAACCTGCATGTCCACCAGCGCGCCGCCTGGCCCAATAGGCCTCCTTACACTGTGCAGGAAACCCAGGTCTCCAGTGCGAACATACTGGATACTCGGGTCCTCCACCGTCCGCCCGTCAAACCGCTGCACGTCGAACGCGTCCTTGGACCTATAGAACGCCTTGGCGCAGGCTTCCGAATCGACCCAGATCTCACCAAACTCTCCCTCACTGCACAGCATACATGTCTCGGGGTTGACAATGGCAATCTGTGTCGAGACCGGCACCATTCCCGAGTCTTGAACAAGCAAAGCCTTGGGATCCCGCTCGGGGTCTGTGGCTTGAATGAGACCCTGACGCAGAGCCTTGCGGTCCAGCCAGAGCTCGATGGGCTCAATGCACATGTACGACCGTGAGGCGATCATCGGGTTGAGAACATGAGAATACACCGTGTTGATGGCAGTACGGTCAAGGCCGGCCGTGGCAAAATGCATCCGTACCTTCTGGAATACATCGACGCGGGGCCTGGCCTCGGCCGATATCATCATGTTTTTGAGCTCATGCAACGTGAACCCCTTACCCGGCACGGTTCTCATGGCGTAGTCAAGCATCTGAGGAGTGGCGTAAGTATCCTTGATCTTGTACCTTGACAAAATCAAGAACAAAGAAGCAGGATTCTGGGCAAACTCGACCGGGGAAAGCAGGTACGTGGGCGTGCCGATGTAAATGCCCATGAGACACGTGTGGAGGAACCCAAGCCCGGTGGTACTCCTGACACAGCCAAGAACTGGCCGGGAGCTAGTCATCTGGCAGGTTTCCTTCTGCACTTTACACATGCCCAGGATGGTATCGTGGCCCAGCTGAACCGCAATACGGCGCTGGTCAGGCGTCCAGTACGTCCATATAACCACCGGATAACCAGGCTGAACCCACGCCGGATCCATCGTAATGCCCAGGTCTCTCAGGCCGCTGTTCTGCTTAGGCGGCTTGGTtgtgttgaagatgttgggCACCATAATCTTGAGAATCTGGGCCGACTGCTTGATGTGCTGAGCAACTGTCTTGGTTTTGAGAAGGTGGTCGACCTCTTGATTCACCAACACAGCTCTAACCGAGTAGTCTGCCAGCAAATGCAGAAACGCAGGCACATCTTCCGAGAGGCGATTCTGGTCCATCGGTGCTATGGGGATGACAATCACGCCGAGGTTGATGCAGGCGTGCACAGCAAAGACAAACTCTTCCGAGTGTGTGTACATGAGCACAACGTGGTCGCCAGACTTGAGCTTGACCTTGTTGCGGAGGTAGACAGCCACGGCAGCAACCTTGACATCAAACTTCTTCCAGGTAATGCCCTTGCCTTCTTTGCCTCGCCCATCAATGGTGCAGATGGCGAGCTCCTCACCCTGTCTAGCAACTCGCCACTGAATCAAATCAGTGATGCTGGTAAAGTTGTTGAGCGGAGTAGAGGTCCtgtcatccatcaccacctctcgATGATCGATGCCCGAGTACTGCTTTTCCGCTGACGCGAGAAGCCGGGACCGAGTGTCAGACGCCATGGCGGACCAGATGCCACCAACCGGGTCAACTCCCACGGGCAGGTTGAGCACGGCATGCTCCACTGCAAACTTGACATGAACGCAGGGCAGGTTTCCCAGGTCAAACTCTCTCCGACAAAGCATGTTGCCGATTTCACGGCGTCCGTTCTTGAGCACTCTTGGCAGAGAGTTGGGGGCTGTGATCATCACACAGTACAACCGGAGGTTGTGTTCCTGCATCAGAACGTCCATGCATCTTTCAGCGAGTGCATCAAGCAGTGCTGTGTCCAGCTGCCGAGGCGGTCCTCCATTGGTGGCCGGCGCAGTGGATGCCGCTGCCGACTCGAGGACCACGACCGGCAGGTGTTCCTCATTGACAAAGACGT from Podospora pseudoanserina strain CBS 124.78 chromosome 7 map unlocalized CBS124.78p_7.2, whole genome shotgun sequence includes these protein-coding regions:
- a CDS encoding uncharacterized protein (COG:I; COG:Q; EggNog:ENOG503NUUY); translation: MAGLSPELQDKLEELERELEEGDITQKGYQKRRTQLFSQYGIGDLLQQEPRAGGLRIHSPDDDNNYYPPPPRVSDDGHRAASLAALNANSYHSPASISPEHRVSPTDNQPQISPYLNQVQSPYLMNQDAHPGSYLGSDDPIADSRPSMRQHDSLFLSAAPMNDASTRSGTMVSGDYAFNPEQHGVYRDGPPQQAYDGRSRTLLESQAYFSDFAGQQQAYDQQARGEYGGPQRYSSSDAFSPTVAVAPPMLTASDLPPPDVLNHLLPLEPRDVPFAIHDAHDEHTPMSNFENIAAVLRHRGRTIAKAPAYWVLDSKGKETVSITWDKLASRAEKVAQVIRDKSSLYRGDRVALIYRDTEIIDFAIALLGCFIAGVVAVPINDLQDYQKLNMILTQTQAHLALTTDNNLKTFQRDITAQKLTWPKGVEWWKTNEFGSYHPKKKEDAPPLTVPDLAYIEFSRAPTGDVRGVVLSHRTIMHQLACLSAIISTVPRSGPADTFNKNLRDKNGRLIGGGASSEIMLSYLDPRQGIGMIFGVLLAVYGGHTTVWLENKAIEVPGLYAHLITKYKPTVLVADYPGLKRAAYNYQTDPMATRNYKKGMDPNFQTVKSCFIDTLTVDSEFNELLADRWFRPLRNTRPNEVVAPMLCLPEHGGMVISVRDWLGGEERMGCPLKLDIGSSEDSEDEKEKEEKPAVPTGFSTLLGQGTTTATQQHTKTELSEVLLDREALKVNEVVVIAMGDEARKRAANEPGTIRVGAFGYPIPDATLAVVDPETSLLAPPNTVGEIWVDSPSLSGGFWALPKHTETIFHARPFKFNPGEATPTMVEPEFLRTGLLGTVIEGKVFVLGLYEDRIRQRVEWVEHGGNEAVENRYYFVQHLVVSIIKNVPKIFDCSAFDVFVNEEHLPVVVLESAAASTAPATNGGPPRQLDTALLDALAERCMDVLMQEHNLRLYCVMITAPNSLPRVLKNGRREIGNMLCRREFDLGNLPCVHVKFAVEHAVLNLPVGVDPVGGIWSAMASDTRSRLLASAEKQYSGIDHREVVMDDRTSTPLNNFTSITDLIQWRVARQGEELAICTIDGRGKEGKGITWKKFDVKVAAVAVYLRNKVKLKSGDHVVLMYTHSEEFVFAVHACINLGVIVIPIAPMDQNRLSEDVPAFLHLLADYSVRAVLVNQEVDHLLKTKTVAQHIKQSAQILKIMVPNIFNTTKPPKQNSGLRDLGITMDPAWVQPGYPVVIWTYWTPDQRRIAVQLGHDTILGMCKVQKETCQMTSSRPVLGCVRSTTGLGFLHTCLMGIYIGTPTYLLSPVEFAQNPASLFLILSRYKIKDTYATPQMLDYAMRTVPGKGFTLHELKNMMISAEARPRVDVFQKVRMHFATAGLDRTAINTVYSHVLNPMIASRSYMCIEPIELWLDRKALRQGLIQATDPERDPKALLVQDSGMVPVSTQIAIVNPETCMLCSEGEFGEIWVDSEACAKAFYRSKDAFDVQRFDGRTVEDPSIQYVRTGDLGFLHSVRRPIGPGGALVDMQVVFVLGNIGETIEINGLSHFPMDIEFSVERCHHSIVPGGCTVFQAGGLVVVVAEVARKAYLASIVPVIVNAVLNEHQIVTDIVAFVNKGDFPRSRLGEKQRGRILAGWVSRKMRTMAQFAIKDMDRESLGPSSDHPDSPTIDAHRASVGSFRSSSGAIQPGSSSLRNVEPAPQILEQRELELQQQYQQVQLSNPFPVEMPADESVPEIMDRDRDQTPTKTRQPRPPFQDHGFELPDFDQFGSEGPSRDRTPAPAGSEHYQGTVSMLSQTGPPQLRLPGVDGRESLDDWNLRPGSGGLQGNGNGQQDNDGDWTRDMSGTLRSPTGR